Below is a genomic region from Clostridiales bacterium.
AAATAGGTATAGTATTTCAAAACCCAGATAATCAAATTATATTTAATAGAGTGTATGATGATATGTTTTTTATGTTAGATAATCTAGGACAAAACAAAGAAGAGATACCGAGTATAATAGAAGAAAGTTTGGACAGAGTTGGAATGAGGGATTATATTAATAGAAATCCGCATGAAATGTCATTAGGACAAAAACAGCGAATAGCAATAGCAGAAGCATTATCTATAAATCCATCATATATGGTATTTGATGAGGCGACATCTATGCTTGATGCTAAAGGGAAAAAGGATATACATGCTATAATAAAAGATTTATCTAGTAGGGGTATAGGAGTTATTTTTATAACAAACATAATGGAAGAAATTTTATTAGCAGATAGGCTTGTTGTTATAGATGAGGGCAAAATAGTGAAAATTATAAAAAAAAGTGATATAATTGATAATATAGAGTTTTTGAGAGAAAAAGGGTTCTATATACCTTTTATCATAAATGTTATATCTATGTTAGAGAAAAAGCATATTACAGTGGATAGCTTTGATGAACAAAGTATATTGTCAATCATAGAAAGGAATGTTGCTATATGATTACATATACACTAGGTTTAATAGCATTTATATTATATACACTAGCTATATTTCAGATAAGAAATACAGGTATTATATTGGTTTGCCTTGTTGTACAGATTGCTATGTTATTTGTAGTGAAAATAAATATGAAGAAGTTTTTTGCTAATTTGTATTCGATATTGCCGTTATTGTTTTTTACAGTAATATTTAATGTGATATTCAATGGAGATATTTTTGAACCATTGATTATGGGAGTAAAGATATTGACAGCATGGGGAGCTACCAATATATTATCACAAAAAATGCCAACAGTTGTTTTGGCTGGGGCTGTAGCAAATTTATTGTATCCGTTTAGAGTAGTAGGGATTGATATAGAAGAGATAACATTGATAATAACTATAGCTATTTCATTTTTGCCTATTTTGGCGAAAGAGCTAAGTTCAATAAAGAACTCACTTGCGGCTAAGAATTTTGATTTTAGTTTGAAAAATCTTATGACTAGGCCACAAATTTTTATAGTAACGTATTTGAATGCTGTTTTTAATAGAATAGATGAAATAGAAAAAAGTTTAATAGCCAAAGCGTTTGAATAGAGAAGTTAGGACGGGATTGATATTAGTAAAGCAAAAAAAATATTGCTAGTAGCTTTTTTCCTGGCAATAAATTTGGTTTTGAAGAGATTTTTATATATAAGGTTGCCGTTACTTATGGCAAAGTTTAGTTTTAGCTTTGTGCCAGTTATTTTGTGCGCAATAATTTTGGGGACTAAATATACTATATTATTGGAAGTGTTAAGTGATATTTTAGGCTGGTTGCTTTTCCCTAGAGGAGTATTTTTTGTAGGTTTTACAATAAGTGCTATGCTTATAGGGTTTATATACGGAGAAATGCTTTATTCTTGCGACAATATAATTTCAGCAAAACGTTTACTGCCGAGATTTATAATAAGTATATCATTAGTGGCAATTTTTATTAGTTTAGGATTGAATACATTTTGGTTATTTTGTATCGCTAAAAATGTAGTTAGACTTGAGTTTCCACTAAAAATAATAAGACAGATTTTATTGATACCATTTAAAGTTATTACTATGTATTATACCGTGAA
It encodes:
- a CDS encoding folate family ECF transporter S component, which gives rise to MLVAFFLAINLVLKRFLYIRLPLLMAKFSFSFVPVILCAIILGTKYTILLEVLSDILGWLLFPRGVFFVGFTISAMLIGFIYGEMLYSCDNIISAKRLLPRFIISISLVAIFISLGLNTFWLFCIAKNVVRLEFPLKIIRQILLIPFKVITMYYTVKFLENKLNNIINE
- a CDS encoding ATP-binding cassette domain-containing protein; amino-acid sequence: MICLKNVSFEYKNGNKALKGINLDVNQGEIVVVIGKNGSGKSTLGNVISGIYNYNEGEVKLDDEVIKNKKSKNQLRRKIGIVFQNPDNQIIFNRVYDDMFFMLDNLGQNKEEIPSIIEESLDRVGMRDYINRNPHEMSLGQKQRIAIAEALSINPSYMVFDEATSMLDAKGKKDIHAIIKDLSSRGIGVIFITNIMEEILLADRLVVIDEGKIVKIIKKSDIIDNIEFLREKGFYIPFIINVISMLEKKHITVDSFDEQSILSIIERNVAI